Genomic segment of Malus domestica chromosome 15, GDT2T_hap1:
CGATTGTTGGGTTCGGATTCAGGAAACCCAGTTCGAATTTGGATCGGGAGAGGAAGGAAACCCTGTTGATCAAACGCCATGTCGTGCTCATCTTCATCCGGGTCGGAGGAGGACGATGAGGGCATCGACTCCTACAGGAAAGGAGGCTACCACGCCGTCAGGGTCGGCGATCAGTTCAACGGCGGCCGCTACGTGGCCCAGAGGAAGCTGGGTTGGGGTGAGTTCTCCACCGTCTGGCTCGCTTACGACACCACCACCTCTGTAAGCCAAGCTTCTTCTTCgtttcattcattttttttttgtgtcattaaatgtttctttttgttattaGTTATTGGTATGAAATCTTTTCTGGATTACATGTAAATCGGGAAATTTATTTGCTTTTCATTTATAATTTACATTTGTTTCTCGACTTTAGCATTTTTCTGTATATTCTGATACTTAAATGTTTAAGATCTTCCTTAATCTATTCGAATTTGCATTTTTCCGtgcattttttgttgttgatgtaTGATTTGATTTAATTTTCAACCCTTTTGGATTGTTTTCGATTCGATATTTGATCACCTTTGGATATAGGCtgaagatttgatttttttcaacAAGACATTATCTTCATGTGTTCTGTATATGCAGTAATGCtgaatgaataatttctccGTGTTTTCGTGTTACGATTGTAAATTTTGGTTCATCACTTCCATTTTTGGCTCTTTCGTTGCTCCATGCATCTGCATGAAGTAAATGATTCGTAGGAAAGAATAATATGTTACTTCAGTTAATCCGATTGTTGCGTCATCTTATGTCTCTTTTGTATTTTTTAGACGTACGTTGCTCTTAAGATTCAGAAAAGTGCAGCGCAGTTTGCTCAAGCTGCTCTTCATGAGATTGCAATTCTTTCCAATATCGCGGACGGTGACCCCACGCACTCCAAGTGTGTTGTGCGGCTGATTGACCATTTTAAGCATGCAGGTCCGAACGGGCAGCATCAGTGCATGGTCCTTGAATTTCTTGGTGATAGCTTACTTCGGCTGATCAAGCATAACCGTTACAAAGGCCTTAAATTATATAAAGTTAGGGAGATCTGCAAATGCATATTGATAGGTCTCGACTATTTGCATCGAGAACTTGGTATCATCCACACTGACCTAAAACCCGAAAACATCCTTCTTTGTAACACCATCGATCCTGCCAAAGATCCAGTCAGGGCTGGCCTCACACCAATTCTAGAAAGACCTGAAGGGAACCTGAACGGTGGAGCCACCATGACTCTTATTGAGAAAAAGTTGAAAAGGAGGGCAAGGAGGGCAGTTGCTAAGATTTCGTTGAGAAGAGAATCTATGGGAGGTAATGAACCTCCCAAGCCTGAAAGAAACCTAGATGGGATTGATGTAAAGTGCAAGGTTGTTGATTTCGGAAATGGATGTTGGGCCAACAAGCAACTTGCGGAAGAGATTCAAACAAGGCAGTATAGAGCTCCTGAAGTTATACTGCGATCTGGTTACTCATACTCAGTTGATATGTGGTCATTTGCCTGCACTGCATTTGAACTTGCGACTGGCGACAT
This window contains:
- the LOC103400988 gene encoding uncharacterized protein, yielding MSCSSSSGSEEDDEGIDSYRKGGYHAVRVGDQFNGGRYVAQRKLGWGEFSTVWLAYDTTTSTYVALKIQKSAAQFAQAALHEIAILSNIADGDPTHSKCVVRLIDHFKHAGPNGQHQCMVLEFLGDSLLRLIKHNRYKGLKLYKVREICKCILIGLDYLHRELGIIHTDLKPENILLCNTIDPAKDPVRAGLTPILERPEGNLNGGATMTLIEKKLKRRARRAVAKISLRRESMGGNEPPKPERNLDGIDVKCKVVDFGNGCWANKQLAEEIQTRQYRAPEVILRSGYSYSVDMWSFACTAFELATGDMLFAPKVGQGFSEDEDHLALMMELLGKMPRKVAISGARSKDFFDRHGDLKRIRRLKFWPLDKILMDRYKFSETDAREFADFLCPIFDFAPEKRPTAQQCLQHPWINRSTSNQNEMKSKSNVEKVNVGMSNPHIKVGK